The following proteins are co-located in the Haloplanus sp. HW8-1 genome:
- the thrC gene encoding threonine synthase, which translates to MSLDLTAATPAAPTAAADGVWLACIECGETFAPFSSIRYTCDHCDGLLEVRYADPPTFDDFEGRGVWRYAAALPFEEGVSLPEGATPLHHVPRLEEAVGVERLRIKHEGMNPTGSFKDRGMTVGVRVAKELGVGRLACASTGNTSAALAAYGARGGMQTLVLLPAGKVAAGKIAQAALHDARILEVDGNFDDCLDIVQDLAAKGEAYLLNSLNPFRLEGQKTIGLEILEEFHDDHGTYPDRIVLPVGNAGNTSALYKCFRELVQSGALAPADVPKLTGVQAEGAAPMVEAIEEGTDGIRRWPEVETIATAIRIGNPVNAPKALPGIRATGGTAVAVADEAITDAQRALAAEGVGVEPASATSIAGLRKLRERGVVEDDEQVVCLTTGHLLKDPDAAFAAGNDPEPVPNDTDAVLEHIAE; encoded by the coding sequence ATGAGTCTCGACCTGACCGCGGCCACCCCGGCGGCACCGACGGCAGCCGCCGACGGCGTCTGGCTCGCCTGCATCGAGTGTGGCGAGACGTTCGCTCCCTTCTCGTCGATCCGGTACACGTGCGATCACTGCGACGGGCTCCTCGAAGTCCGCTACGCCGATCCACCGACCTTCGACGACTTCGAGGGTCGCGGCGTCTGGCGCTACGCCGCCGCGCTCCCCTTCGAGGAAGGGGTGTCCCTCCCCGAAGGCGCGACGCCGCTCCACCACGTCCCTCGGCTGGAGGAGGCGGTGGGCGTCGAGCGCCTCCGAATCAAACACGAGGGGATGAACCCCACGGGGAGTTTCAAGGATCGCGGCATGACCGTCGGCGTCCGCGTCGCGAAGGAACTCGGCGTCGGCCGCCTCGCCTGTGCCTCGACCGGCAACACCAGTGCGGCGCTCGCGGCCTACGGCGCCCGCGGCGGGATGCAGACGCTCGTGCTCCTCCCGGCGGGCAAGGTCGCTGCCGGCAAGATCGCCCAGGCCGCCCTCCACGACGCCCGCATCCTCGAGGTCGACGGAAACTTCGACGACTGCCTCGACATCGTACAGGACCTCGCCGCCAAGGGTGAGGCGTACCTGCTCAACTCGCTCAACCCCTTCCGGCTGGAGGGACAGAAGACCATCGGGCTGGAGATCCTCGAGGAGTTCCACGACGACCACGGCACGTATCCGGACCGGATCGTCCTCCCGGTCGGCAACGCCGGCAACACCTCGGCGCTCTACAAATGCTTCCGCGAACTCGTCCAGAGCGGGGCGCTCGCCCCGGCGGACGTGCCGAAACTGACCGGCGTGCAGGCCGAGGGGGCGGCCCCGATGGTCGAGGCCATCGAGGAGGGCACCGACGGGATCCGTCGGTGGCCCGAGGTCGAGACCATCGCCACCGCCATCCGCATCGGCAACCCGGTGAACGCGCCGAAGGCGCTGCCGGGGATCCGGGCGACGGGCGGGACCGCCGTCGCCGTCGCCGACGAGGCGATCACCGACGCCCAGCGAGCGCTCGCGGCCGAGGGCGTCGGCGTCGAACCCGCCTCGGCGACCTCCATCGCGGGGCTCCGCAAACTCCGCGAACGCGGCGTCGTCGAGGACGACGAGCAGGTGGTCTGTCTCACCACGGGTCACCTGCTGAAGGACCCGGACGCCGCCTTCGCCGCCGGCAACGATCCCGAACCCGTCCCGAACGACACCGACGCCGTCCTCGAACACATCGCCGAGTAG
- a CDS encoding helix-turn-helix domain-containing protein: MSDAPDIEELVGVEEPSFQHVLSCVFGIQDHESRTYLVLLDNPGSTVAELAAELDRDRSNVNRSLTTLLEKQLVERERRLLDPGGYVYQYTATPLPEAKELMHRTLDGWVEHVHDAIDDFGTESA, encoded by the coding sequence ATGTCCGACGCCCCCGACATCGAGGAGCTCGTCGGCGTCGAGGAGCCGAGCTTCCAGCACGTCCTCTCCTGTGTTTTCGGCATTCAGGACCACGAGAGTCGGACGTACCTGGTCTTGCTCGACAACCCCGGGAGTACGGTCGCGGAACTCGCGGCGGAACTCGACCGCGACCGGAGCAACGTCAATCGGTCGCTGACGACGCTCCTCGAGAAGCAACTGGTCGAGCGGGAACGGCGCCTGCTCGATCCCGGGGGGTACGTCTACCAGTACACCGCGACGCCGCTCCCAGAAGCCAAAGAGCTGATGCACCGCACCCTCGACGGGTGGGTCGAGCACGTCCACGACGCCATCGACGACTTCGGGACGGAGTCGGCCTGA
- the cgi121 gene encoding KEOPS complex subunit Cgi121: MIVIEGVAVVDDLDDLLATLDAVAEEYGVTIQAFDARYLVGRRHLERAVELADRAFDRGENVARERSVEILLYAAGRRQIDDALAMGVSEGRTPVAVVVDAGEGGEGRDAADGTETKAAAALRDRLPLDPTPTLSSIDAERVRSFFDVTDAELDAVEGDIADLVCERVALLDVEK, from the coding sequence GTGATCGTGATCGAGGGGGTCGCCGTGGTCGACGACCTCGACGACCTCCTGGCGACCCTCGACGCCGTCGCCGAGGAGTACGGCGTCACGATCCAGGCGTTCGACGCGCGCTACCTGGTCGGCCGGCGTCACCTGGAGCGTGCGGTCGAACTGGCCGACCGGGCGTTCGACCGCGGCGAGAACGTCGCCCGCGAACGGAGCGTCGAGATCCTCCTGTACGCCGCGGGGCGCCGCCAGATCGACGACGCGCTGGCGATGGGCGTGAGCGAGGGGCGGACGCCAGTCGCCGTGGTGGTCGACGCCGGGGAAGGGGGCGAAGGCAGGGACGCGGCGGACGGGACAGAGACGAAGGCAGCGGCCGCCCTCCGTGACCGCCTGCCTCTCGATCCGACGCCGACGCTGTCGTCGATCGACGCCGAACGGGTACGGTCCTTCTTCGACGTGACGGATGCGGAACTCGACGCCGTCGAGGGCGACATCGCCGACCTAGTGTGCGAGCGCGTGGCGCTGCTGGACGTAGAGAAGTGA
- a CDS encoding ATP-dependent DNA helicase, whose amino-acid sequence MNPTDVPGLPPGVPEFLVDSGIEELYPPQAAAVEAGVTEGASVVASVPTASGKTLVAELAMLSSVERGGKALYVVPLRALASEKKAEFERWSDFDVDVGISTGNYESSEEWLASRDIVVATSEKVDSLVRNGAPWIDDLTCVVADEVHLVDDPNRGPTLEVTLAKLRRVNPDLQVVALSATVDNADEVADWLDAGLVASDWRPVDLRTGVHYGDALTFDDGDKREVPVGRGERPTAALVDDALDEGGSSLVFVNSRRNAEAAARRQADVTERHLTDEERDELAELADEVAGVSDTETSEDLAAVVRKGAAFHHAGLSAEHRSLVEDAFRDRLLKAICATPTLAAGVNTPSRRVIVRDWRRYDGEFGGMKPLDVLEVHQMFGRAGRPGLDPYGEAVLLAKDHDTMDELFDRYVHADPEPVQSKLAREPAMRTHLLATVASGFARSRDGLLDFLDRTLYAAQSDTTERLESVVDSVIEYLVANDFVERSGDELAATSLGHTVSRLYLDPMSAAEIVDGLRAADEAGDDPTALGLYHLVCRTPDMYELYLKSGDRETYTELCYERESEFLGRVPSEFEDVRFEEWLSALKTAKLLEDWASELDEDRITERYGVGPGDVRGKVDTAEWLLGAAERLAVELELDSVVAVREAKKRVADGVREELLDLTDVRGVGRKRARRLFEAGVESRADLREAEKSVVLGALRGREGTAERVLENAGRQDASMEGVSAAEGSVDGGREGEDGAGNADATGGTGGADQQASLGDFE is encoded by the coding sequence ATGAACCCCACGGACGTGCCCGGTCTGCCGCCGGGCGTTCCCGAGTTCCTCGTCGACTCGGGGATCGAGGAGCTCTACCCACCACAGGCCGCGGCCGTCGAGGCCGGCGTCACCGAGGGAGCGAGCGTCGTCGCGAGCGTGCCGACGGCCAGCGGCAAGACCCTCGTGGCGGAACTCGCCATGCTGTCGAGCGTCGAGCGCGGCGGCAAAGCCCTCTATGTCGTCCCGCTGCGCGCGCTCGCCAGCGAAAAAAAGGCCGAGTTCGAGCGCTGGAGCGACTTCGACGTCGACGTGGGCATCTCGACGGGCAACTACGAGTCCAGCGAGGAGTGGCTGGCCTCGCGGGACATCGTCGTCGCGACGAGCGAGAAGGTGGACTCGCTGGTGCGCAACGGCGCGCCGTGGATCGACGACCTCACCTGCGTCGTCGCCGACGAGGTCCACCTCGTCGACGACCCGAACCGGGGGCCGACCCTGGAGGTGACGCTGGCGAAACTTCGGCGCGTCAACCCCGACCTGCAGGTGGTCGCCCTCTCGGCGACCGTCGACAACGCCGACGAGGTGGCCGACTGGCTGGACGCCGGACTCGTCGCGTCGGACTGGCGGCCGGTCGACCTCCGGACCGGCGTTCACTACGGCGACGCCCTCACCTTCGACGACGGCGACAAACGCGAGGTGCCCGTGGGGCGGGGCGAGCGGCCGACGGCCGCACTCGTCGACGATGCCCTCGACGAGGGCGGTTCGTCGCTCGTCTTCGTCAACTCCCGCCGGAACGCGGAGGCCGCGGCTCGGCGACAGGCCGACGTGACCGAACGCCACCTCACCGACGAGGAACGCGACGAACTCGCGGAACTGGCCGACGAAGTGGCGGGCGTCTCGGACACCGAGACCAGTGAGGACCTCGCGGCGGTGGTCCGGAAGGGGGCGGCCTTCCATCACGCCGGCCTCTCCGCGGAGCACCGATCGCTCGTCGAGGACGCCTTTCGCGATCGGTTGCTGAAGGCCATCTGTGCGACGCCCACCCTCGCGGCGGGGGTCAACACCCCCAGCCGCCGGGTGATCGTCCGCGACTGGCGCCGGTACGACGGCGAGTTCGGCGGCATGAAACCCCTCGACGTACTGGAGGTCCACCAGATGTTCGGCCGCGCTGGACGGCCGGGGCTCGACCCCTACGGCGAAGCGGTCCTACTCGCGAAGGACCACGACACCATGGACGAACTGTTCGACCGGTACGTTCACGCCGACCCGGAGCCGGTGCAGTCGAAACTCGCCCGGGAGCCGGCGATGCGGACCCACCTCTTGGCGACGGTCGCCTCCGGGTTCGCCCGCAGCCGCGACGGCCTCCTCGACTTTCTCGACCGGACGCTGTACGCGGCCCAGAGCGACACGACCGAGCGCTTGGAGTCGGTCGTCGACAGCGTGATCGAGTATCTCGTCGCCAACGACTTCGTCGAGCGGTCGGGTGACGAACTCGCGGCGACGAGTCTGGGTCACACCGTCTCGCGGCTCTACCTCGACCCGATGAGCGCGGCCGAAATCGTCGACGGCCTGCGCGCGGCCGACGAGGCGGGCGACGACCCCACGGCGCTCGGCCTCTATCACCTCGTCTGCCGGACGCCCGACATGTACGAACTCTACCTGAAGTCGGGGGACCGCGAGACCTACACCGAACTCTGCTACGAACGCGAGTCCGAGTTCCTCGGCCGCGTCCCCTCGGAGTTCGAGGACGTGCGCTTCGAGGAGTGGCTGTCGGCGCTCAAGACGGCCAAACTGTTGGAGGACTGGGCAAGCGAACTCGACGAGGACCGCATCACGGAGCGGTACGGCGTCGGCCCCGGTGACGTTCGTGGGAAAGTCGACACCGCGGAGTGGTTGCTCGGTGCGGCCGAACGGCTCGCAGTCGAACTGGAACTCGACTCGGTCGTGGCGGTGCGCGAGGCGAAAAAGCGCGTCGCCGACGGCGTGCGCGAGGAACTGCTGGATCTGACGGACGTGCGCGGCGTGGGTCGTAAGCGTGCCCGCCGGCTGTTCGAGGCGGGCGTCGAGTCGCGGGCCGACCTCCGCGAGGCGGAGAAGTCGGTCGTCCTCGGCGCGCTCCGGGGCCGCGAAGGGACGGCCGAGCGCGTGTTGGAGAACGCCGGCCGCCAGGACGCCTCGATGGAGGGCGTGAGCGCCGCCGAAGGGTCGGTCGACGGCGGGCGCGAGGGCGAGGACGGCGCTGGAAACGCCGATGCGACCGGCGGCACGGGCGGCGCCGACCAGCAGGCCAGCCTGGGTGATTTCGAGTGA
- a CDS encoding formate--tetrahydrofolate ligase, which yields MTGDESDDDDGAPTDMEIARATETRPIADVAGDLGLSRDDLDPQGDGIAKIEQDAIQRTLSDADEGKLILVTGTTATPKGAGKTVTTVGLGQGIDHIGENGVVAVREPSLGPVFGIKGGAAGGGHSQVLPMEDINLHFTGDLHALTTAHNLVSATLDTKIHYGNDLDVDVDEVSWERALDMNDRALRDVVVGLGGSSNGPPREEGFQITAASEVMAVLCLADSLADLKERLSRTIVAYDSTGEPVTVADLGIEGAMAMLLKDALRPNLVQTIEGTPAFVHGGPFANIAHGTNSLVADKLGLALGDYLVTEAGFAADLGFEKFGNIVSRHGVAPDATVLTTAVRSMKYHGKDMWPVDYDELKEPDPDAVRAGMTNLDHHAGIIEQFGVPFVVAVNRFPTDTDAEIQAIVDHCEREGYPVVVSNAFAEGGAGAAELAETATDLADSDRGNFQPLYDTDESLTEKIRTVATEVYGAADVHFTDDARDDLERLDEQGYGDMPVCLSKTQHSTTDDPTRKGAPALDWTLTVRECYPDAGAGFVVVLTGDVLTMPGLPETPAAEGMDVDEDGNISGLF from the coding sequence ATGACTGGTGATGAATCCGACGACGACGACGGAGCACCGACGGACATGGAGATCGCGCGAGCGACGGAGACGCGGCCGATCGCGGACGTCGCCGGCGACCTCGGTCTCTCGCGGGACGACCTCGACCCGCAGGGGGACGGGATCGCGAAGATCGAACAGGACGCGATCCAGCGGACGCTGTCGGACGCCGACGAGGGGAAACTGATCCTCGTGACGGGGACGACCGCGACGCCCAAGGGGGCGGGCAAGACCGTCACGACGGTCGGCCTGGGCCAGGGGATCGACCACATCGGTGAGAACGGCGTCGTCGCCGTACGCGAACCGTCGCTCGGACCCGTCTTCGGCATCAAGGGCGGCGCCGCGGGCGGCGGCCACTCGCAGGTGCTTCCGATGGAGGACATCAACCTCCACTTCACGGGCGACCTGCACGCGCTGACGACGGCACACAACCTCGTCTCCGCGACGCTCGACACCAAGATCCACTACGGCAACGACCTCGACGTGGACGTCGACGAGGTGAGCTGGGAGCGCGCGCTGGACATGAACGACCGCGCGCTCCGCGACGTCGTCGTCGGCCTCGGCGGGTCGAGCAACGGCCCGCCCCGCGAGGAGGGATTCCAGATCACGGCCGCCTCCGAGGTGATGGCGGTGCTCTGTCTGGCCGACTCGCTGGCCGACCTGAAAGAGCGCCTCTCGCGGACCATCGTCGCCTACGACTCGACGGGTGAGCCCGTCACGGTCGCCGACCTCGGCATCGAGGGGGCGATGGCGATGCTGCTGAAAGACGCCCTGCGACCGAACCTCGTCCAGACCATCGAGGGGACGCCCGCGTTCGTCCACGGCGGACCGTTCGCCAACATCGCCCACGGGACGAACTCCCTCGTGGCGGACAAACTCGGCCTCGCGCTCGGCGACTACCTCGTCACCGAGGCGGGCTTTGCCGCCGACCTCGGCTTCGAGAAGTTCGGCAACATCGTCTCGCGTCACGGCGTCGCGCCCGACGCCACCGTCCTGACCACCGCCGTGCGATCCATGAAATACCACGGCAAGGACATGTGGCCGGTCGACTACGACGAACTGAAAGAGCCGGATCCGGACGCGGTGCGAGCGGGGATGACGAACCTCGATCACCACGCCGGCATCATCGAGCAGTTTGGCGTTCCCTTCGTCGTCGCGGTCAACCGCTTCCCGACCGACACCGACGCGGAGATCCAAGCCATCGTCGACCACTGTGAGCGGGAGGGTTACCCCGTCGTCGTCTCGAACGCCTTCGCCGAGGGTGGCGCGGGCGCCGCGGAACTCGCCGAGACGGCGACGGACCTCGCGGACAGCGATCGGGGGAACTTCCAACCCCTGTACGACACCGACGAATCGCTGACCGAGAAGATCCGGACGGTCGCCACCGAGGTGTACGGTGCCGCCGACGTCCACTTCACCGACGACGCCCGAGACGACCTGGAACGCCTCGACGAACAGGGCTACGGCGACATGCCGGTCTGTCTCTCGAAGACCCAACACTCGACGACCGACGACCCGACCCGGAAGGGCGCCCCGGCGCTCGACTGGACGCTGACGGTGCGCGAGTGTTATCCCGACGCCGGCGCCGGCTTCGTCGTCGTCCTCACGGGCGACGTACTCACGATGCCCGGCCTGCCCGAGACGCCCGCTGCGGAGGGGATGGACGTAGACGAGGACGGTAACATCAGCGGGCTGTTCTAG